Below is a genomic region from Deltaproteobacteria bacterium.
TTCAAAAGTACGGTTGAAGAAATCTGCCAAATCGTTGATGGGCCCATTTCCGCTGAGTGCGTTGAAACAGAGCATGACAAAATGCTGCCTGAAGCCCTCGAAATCTCGAAGATTCACCCCAACATCGTGGTGAAGGTTCCCCTCACCATCGATGGCCTAAAAACAGTCAAGGTTCTGAGCTCCAAAGGCATCAAAACCAACGTCACGCTCTGCTTCTCAGCCGCTCAAGGGCTTTTGGCCGCCAAGGCGGGAGCAACCTACATATCTCCATTTATTGGCCGTCTAGACGACATCTCTCACGTGGGCATGGAAATCGTCGATGAATTGGTCAACATT
It encodes:
- the fsa gene encoding fructose-6-phosphate aldolase, whose product is MKIFIDTADVEEIREAASWGILDGVTTNPSLIAKTGRDFKSTVEEICQIVDGPISAECVETEHDKMLPEALEISKIHPNIVVKVPLTIDGLKTVKVLSSKGIKTNVTLCFSAAQGLLAAKAGATYISPFIGRLDDISHVGMEIVDELVNIYDIHGLETEVLAASIRGPRHAVDAALAGAHVATIPFKVLKQLVAHPLTDAGLAKFLADWEKVPKPE